The DNA region GGCGGGGACCGGCGGCAGCTCGCGGAGCCACAGGTGCCGGCTCGCGATGCGCCAGCGCCGCCCCTCCTTCTCCAGGAGGTCGACGTACGAGCCGCTGCGGCCCGGCTCCTGGCGGCCGTCGTCGAACGCGAAGGCGACGGACAGCAGGGACCGCGCCTCGGCCGTGGTCCCGTCGATCCGGACGATCACCGTGTTGGTGGTGAGGTGGCGCTGGTGGGCGCCGCGGACGTCGACGTTGTGCCGGTACAGCGCGGCCATCGCCGCCACGATGTGCCCGCGCGTGGTCACCGCGGGCGGGAAGCCCTCCGGCTGGGGCGTGAAGGTGAAGGTCGCGTCCTCGGTGAAGAGGTCGCCGAGCGCCTCGAAGTCACCCGAGTCGTAGAACAGGCTGTAGGCGGCGATCACGTCCTGGATCGCCGCCCGGTCGACGAGGAACCCCGGGTCGAGGTGCTCGGTCGATCCGGGGACGAGGCGGGTCCGGGCGGGTGCGGTGTCGGTCATCTGCGGGGTTCCCCTTTGCTGAGAGGTGTCGCGCGTCCGGGAGG from Kitasatospora sp. NBC_00458 includes:
- a CDS encoding nuclear transport factor 2 family protein; protein product: MTDTAPARTRLVPGSTEHLDPGFLVDRAAIQDVIAAYSLFYDSGDFEALGDLFTEDATFTFTPQPEGFPPAVTTRGHIVAAMAALYRHNVDVRGAHQRHLTTNTVIVRIDGTTAEARSLLSVAFAFDDGRQEPGRSGSYVDLLEKEGRRWRIASRHLWLRELPPVPAL